Proteins encoded in a region of the Perca fluviatilis chromosome 6, GENO_Pfluv_1.0, whole genome shotgun sequence genome:
- the LOC120561371 gene encoding beta-crystallin B3-like isoform X1: MAQPHQTPSGTEKEGHYHILAGHNPVEEQWIRRMSEQQSAPEQLAAGKSQGGAGATYKVLLFEFENFQGCKAEFSSDCKDVTEKGLEKVGSVIVESGPWAGYDRHGFTGEQFILEKGEYPRWDTWTNSQNSYSLLSLRPLKVDSAEHKLHLYENPGFTGRKMEIVDDDVPSLWGHGFQDRVASVKALNGTWVGYMYPGYRGRQFIFERGDFKHWNDWEAPAPQIQSVRRVRDMQWHKRGCFTVPDPAPVPGPGPDPDPAPAPPAPPATAGAS; the protein is encoded by the exons ATGGCTCAACCCCACCAAACACCAAGTGGCACAGAAAAAGAGGGACACTACCACATCCTAGCAGGCCATAACCCAG TGGAGGAGCAGTGGATCAGGAGGATGTCGGAGCAGCAGAGTGCCCCGGAGCAGCTGGCTGCAGGGAAGAGCCAGGGTGGAGCTGGAGCCACATATAAG GTGTTGCTGTTTGAGTTTGAGAACTTCCAGGGCTGCAAGGCGGAGTTTTCATCAGATTGTAAAGATGTGACAGAGAAGGGACTGGAGAAGGTTGGATCTGTCATAGTTGAGTCAGGACC CTGGGCGGGTTATGATCGGCATGGCTTCACAGGGGAGCAGTTTATTCTGGAGAAGGGCGAATATCCACGCTGGGACACCTGGACCAACAGTCAGAACAGCTACTCCCTCTTGTCTCTAAGGCCACTCAAAGTG GACAGTGCCGAACACAAGCTACATCTGTACGAGAACCCTGGATTTACTGGAAGGAAGATGGAgattgttgatgatgatgtgcCCAGTTTGTGGGGCCACGGTTTTCAGGATCGTGTGGCGAGTGTCAAGGCTCTTAACGGAAC ATGGGTCGGCTACATGTATCCAGGCTACAGGGGGCGCCAGTTTATCTTCGAGAGAGGAGATTTCAAGCACTGGAACGACTGGGAGGCCCCTGCACCTCAGATCCAGTCTGTCCGACGTGTGCGGGACATGCAGTGGCACAAGAGGGGCTGTTTCACTGTCCCCGACCCAGCTCCGGTTCCCGGCCCAGGACCCGACCCCGACCCCGCCCCAGCACCTCCTGCCCCTCCTGCCACAGCTGGAGCCAGCTGA
- the LOC120561371 gene encoding beta-crystallin B3-like isoform X2, with product MELDGAAPIGDTVEEQWIRRMSEQQSAPEQLAAGKSQGGAGATYKVLLFEFENFQGCKAEFSSDCKDVTEKGLEKVGSVIVESGPWAGYDRHGFTGEQFILEKGEYPRWDTWTNSQNSYSLLSLRPLKVDSAEHKLHLYENPGFTGRKMEIVDDDVPSLWGHGFQDRVASVKALNGTWVGYMYPGYRGRQFIFERGDFKHWNDWEAPAPQIQSVRRVRDMQWHKRGCFTVPDPAPVPGPGPDPDPAPAPPAPPATAGAS from the exons ATGGAGTTAGATGGTGCTGCACCGATTGGAGACACAG TGGAGGAGCAGTGGATCAGGAGGATGTCGGAGCAGCAGAGTGCCCCGGAGCAGCTGGCTGCAGGGAAGAGCCAGGGTGGAGCTGGAGCCACATATAAG GTGTTGCTGTTTGAGTTTGAGAACTTCCAGGGCTGCAAGGCGGAGTTTTCATCAGATTGTAAAGATGTGACAGAGAAGGGACTGGAGAAGGTTGGATCTGTCATAGTTGAGTCAGGACC CTGGGCGGGTTATGATCGGCATGGCTTCACAGGGGAGCAGTTTATTCTGGAGAAGGGCGAATATCCACGCTGGGACACCTGGACCAACAGTCAGAACAGCTACTCCCTCTTGTCTCTAAGGCCACTCAAAGTG GACAGTGCCGAACACAAGCTACATCTGTACGAGAACCCTGGATTTACTGGAAGGAAGATGGAgattgttgatgatgatgtgcCCAGTTTGTGGGGCCACGGTTTTCAGGATCGTGTGGCGAGTGTCAAGGCTCTTAACGGAAC ATGGGTCGGCTACATGTATCCAGGCTACAGGGGGCGCCAGTTTATCTTCGAGAGAGGAGATTTCAAGCACTGGAACGACTGGGAGGCCCCTGCACCTCAGATCCAGTCTGTCCGACGTGTGCGGGACATGCAGTGGCACAAGAGGGGCTGTTTCACTGTCCCCGACCCAGCTCCGGTTCCCGGCCCAGGACCCGACCCCGACCCCGCCCCAGCACCTCCTGCCCCTCCTGCCACAGCTGGAGCCAGCTGA